A part of Aegilops tauschii subsp. strangulata cultivar AL8/78 chromosome 2, Aet v6.0, whole genome shotgun sequence genomic DNA contains:
- the LOC109762135 gene encoding protein LEO1 homolog: MAGGDRERDVEEETRNQMMQNLFGDQSEDEEEDDPIEVADDDDQGPPQQMQRHRQVLDQEEDEEEEDEGRSHGPSHDAYHSEEGEDEAENGGEGEAEGEGESEGQLGMEEESETEAHPADLDQGESDPEKVQSSPERELSDGVMQTDARGMDSEEDGYEQQAVPSRRREVVASESEGSEDNYYAGQAPEDEEAPQRKPRSFPMEEERDHEVVRDVFGDSDEDEPAPYHAPHEIDEDSNPMEDELQYEKDLQPDDVVADDDIRYDSDDNREPKTKEKPVGPPLNLVVPRQQPPARPDRMNVIKVSNIMGIDPRPFDPKTYVEEDVYVTDESGTKKKIRLEDNIVRWRTVKNADGTTSVESNARFVKWKDGTMQLLIGNEVLDISVHEANHDQSHLFLRSGKGVLQSQGRLLQKMRFMPSSLSSKSHRLLTALVDSQNKKTVKMQKWYDAKDPERVKQEKERAEGQSIRAHSILQRKREKVNRKYTQPARQRRQLSPGFLEDALDEDEETDNHYSSRRMASRGHFEDDLEAEALGERRIINAKKSNMSRGVPRKPSFPPSRPARRQEYSESEREESEYETEGEDIEHSPTGGREELDEEDEYEEDPEPMSDEGIQEPKRKRESAVGGSQRRREVDSDEDSPPRKQPATVHRRKGVVFESDDEDE, encoded by the exons atggcgggcGGTGACCGGGAGAGGGATGTCGAGGAGGAGACGCGCAACCAGATGATGCAGAACCTCTTCGGCGACCAGTCTGAGGACGAAGAGGAGGACGACCCCATCGAGGTCGCCGACGATGACGACCAGGGGCCGCCACAGCAGATGCAGCGCCATCGCCAAGTTCTGGACcaagaggaggacgaggaggaagaagacgagggaCGCAGCCACGGCCCTTCCCACGACGCCTACCACTCG GAAGAAGGGGAGGATGAGGCAGAGAATGGAGGGGAAGGAGAAGCGGAAGGAGAAGGTGAGAGTGAGGGCCAACTTGGAATGGAAGAGGAAAGTGAAACAGAGGCCCATCCTGCTGATCTTGATCAAGGAGAAAGTGACCCGGAAAAGGTTCAGAGCTCACCAGAAAGAGAACTGAGTGATGGGGTGATGCAAACTGACGCAAGAGGCATGGACAGTGAAGAAGATGGCTACGAGCAGCAGGCGGTTCCCAGTAGAAGAAGGGAAGTTGTTGCCTCTGAATCTGAGGGGTCTGAAGATAATTATTATGCTGGTCAAGCTCCTGAAGATGAGGAAGCTCCTCAAAGGAAACCAAG ATCCTTCCCAATGGAGGAAGAGAGAGATCATGAAGTTGTCCGTGATGTGTTTGGTGATAGCGATGAAGATGAACCTGCTCCTTATCATGCCCCGCATGAAATTGACGAAGATTCCAAT CCCATGGAGGATGAATTGCAATATGAGAAAGACTTGCAGCCAGATGATGTCGTGGCTGATGATGATATACGATATGATTCAGATGACAACCGCGAGCCAAAAACAAAAGAGAAGCCAGTTGGTCCACCGTTGAACTTGGTGGTTCCACGTCAGCAGCCACCAGCTCGACCGGACAGA ATGAACGTGATCAAGGTATCAAACATAATGGGGATTGATCCGAGGCCTTTTGATCCCAAAACATATGTGGAAGAAGATGTTTACGTTACAGATGAATCTGGGACCAAGAAAAAAATACGACTGGAGGACAATATTGTGCGGTGGAGAACTGTCAAGAATGCTGATGGCACTACATCA GTTGAAAGTAATGCACGCTTTGTCAAATGGAAAGATGGAACCATGCAGCTGCTGATTGGTAATGAAGTTCTTGATATATCCGTACATGAAGCAAATCATGATCAGTCCCATCTGTTTCTGAGGAGTGGGAAG GGAGTTCTACAATCACAAGGAAGACTTCTACAGAAAATGAGATTTATGCCATCTTCCTTGTCTTCAAAGTCACATCGTTTATTAACCGCTCTTGTTGATTCCCAGAACAAGAAAACTGTTAAGATGCAAAAGTGGTATGATGCTAAGGATCCTGAGAGAGTGAAGCAGGAAAAAGAAAGG GCTGAGGGCCAAAGTATTAGAGCTCATTCAATTCTTCAACGCAAACGAGAAAAGGTGAACCGCAAATACACACAACCTGCCAGGCAAAGAAGGCAGCTTTCTCCAGGGTTTTTGGAAGATGCATTAGATGAG GATGAGGAGACTGACAACCACTACAGCTCTCGGCGAATGGCATCTCGTGGTCATTTTGAGGATGACTTGGAGGCTGAAGCACTAGGTGAAAGGCGTATAATTAACGCAAAGAAG TCGAATATGAGCAGAGGTGTTCCTCGCAAACCGTCCTTCCCTCCTTCTCGCCCGGCGAGACGCCAGGAGTACTCTGAGAGTGAAAGGGAGGAGTCAGAGTATGAAACTGAAGGCGAGGACATTGAGCACTCTCCCACCGGTGGAAGGGAAGAGCTGGATGAGGAGGATGAATATGAGGAAGACCCGGAGCCTATGTCAGATGAAGGAATCCAG GAACCAAAGCGGAAGAGAGAGTCAGCAGTGGGTGGGAGCCAAAGGCGCAGGGAGGTGGACTCGGACGAGGATTCCCCGCCGAGGAAACAGCCTGCGACTGTTCATCGCCGGAAGGGCGTTGTTTTTGAAAGCGACGACGAAGATGAGTGA
- the LOC141040986 gene encoding uncharacterized protein, translating to MHEALSQPEFVRLIITLWAVWRARRKAIYEDIFTSPMSTHQFINAYLGDLQDIAAPGRNATVQPILRPTQWQRPPASLAKINVDAATKGGRRGAVAALCRDHVGNFLGASVVSFKGIGDAATLEALAVREALALAQDLNEPKIHIASDCKVVVDDIEHRSMTSYGAIIHEIIV from the coding sequence ATGCATGAGGCACTGTCACAACCAGAGTTTGTAAGACTGATTATAACACTCTGGGCTGTTTGGAGAGCGAGGAGGAAGGCAATATATGAAGATATTTTTACCAGCCCTATGTCCACTCATCAGTTTATCAATGCTTATTTGGGTGATCTTCAGGATATTGCAGCCCCAGGAAGGAATGCCACAGTCCAGCCTATTCTGAGGCCAACACAATGGCAACGCCCGCCGGCGAGCCTGGCCAAGATAAACGTTGACGCAGCAACTAAAGGTGGGAGAAGGGGGGCGGTAGCTGCTCTTTGCCGTGACCATGTTGGAAACTTCTTGGGGGCATCGGTGGTCAGCTTCAAAGGGATTGGAGATGCTGCAACACTGGAGGCTTTGGCCGTCAGGGAGGCGTTAGCACTCGCTCAGGATCTGAATGAACCAAAGATACATATAGCTTCTGACTGCAAGGTGGTGGTGGACGACATCGAGCATCGGAGTATGACAAGTTACGGAGCGATTATACATGAAATCATAGTCTAG